In the genome of Vicia villosa cultivar HV-30 ecotype Madison, WI linkage group LG7, Vvil1.0, whole genome shotgun sequence, one region contains:
- the LOC131618974 gene encoding uncharacterized protein LOC131618974: protein MPIVRTQICVEEIMRSNKSWERVRSIFGMSRPTEAVKDINDSKDLWKIAVRCKHMWTVTSASNKEHIEMLDLIQAIVPSYLVPKFKMQLAIGSSYVMQNFKVSNNDFSFRSTKHICKLVFCGSTSVKKMDIDNIPSNYLNILGFDAIVEGKFQSNLLVDVIGGVTEISQSQIIPDNNKSKVVFTLTDMSKSSVQCTLWGQLVVQLYKYYTNNKDDGNIVVLLINARIKEAQGAYPLNVSNAWSGTRLLINDVSVSEINELKESLKNELPLLSSSSLQVDVTQNSQFSEFDKFVWKAQILSLEEIAILRDETTCVTIATLEKFECGQSGWFYDECTRSVSLKDGKLMCYSKHVSAV, encoded by the exons ATGCCAATTGTTAGAACACAGATTTGTGTTGAAGAGATTATGCGCAGCAATAAGAGTTGGGAGAGAGTGAG AAGCATATTTGGAATGTCTCGCCCTACTGAAGCTGTTAAAGATATCAATGATTCCAAAGATTTATGGAAAATTGCTGTTAGATGCAAGCATATGTGGACTGTAACCAGTGCTTCAAACAAGGAGCACATAGAGATG CTGGATTTGATTCAAGCTATTGTGCCATCTTATTTGGTTCCGAAATTCAAGATGCAGTTGGCAATTGGAAGTTCATACGTTATGCAGAATTTCAAAGTCTCGAATAATGACTTCTCTTTTAGGTCTACAAAGCATATTTGCAAATTGGTTTTCTGTGGATCTACTTCTGTGAAAAAAATGGACATTGACAACATTCCTTCAAACTACTTAAACATACTTGGTTTCGATGCAATAGTTGAAGGAAAGTTTCAGTCTAATTTGTTAGTTG ATGTCATTGGAGGAGTTACTGAGATTTCTCAATCCCAAATAATACCTGACAATAACAAGAGCAAAGTGGTTTTCACATTGACTGACATGAG CAAAAGCTCTGTTCAATGTACTCTATGGGGTCAACTTGTTGTCCAACTCTATAAATATTATACAAATAACAAGGATGATGGCAATATTGTTGTTTTACTTATTAATGCAAGAATTAAGGAAGCACAAG GAGCTTATCCATTGAATGTATCCAACGCATGGAGTGGCACAAGATTATTGATAAATGATGTTAGCGTTAGTGAGATAAACGAGCTTAAAGAAAG TCTGAAGAATGAATTACCATTGTTGTCTTCTTCGAGTCTGCAAGTGGATGTCACGCAGAACTCACAGTTCTCAGAATTCGATAAGTTTGTGTGGAAAGCTCAAATTTTGAGTCTGGAAGAAATTGCAATTCTTCGTGAT GAGACAACCTGTGTCACCATTGCAACATTGGAAAAATTTGAATGTGGGCAGTCAGGATGGTTTTATGATGAATGTACTAGAAGTGTCTCTTTAAAGGATGGAAAACTGATGTGTTATTCCAAACATGTGTCTgcagtgtga